A portion of the Pseudoxanthomonas sp. JBR18 genome contains these proteins:
- a CDS encoding alpha/beta hydrolase: MMTASSTLPYAGAQVFILHGYLASPGDHWFPWLRDALQAQGAQVIVLSPPEPAAPEPARWDAYLQQALPPLGPNTLLIAHSLGGIALLRHLQHQPTEAPLGALLLVSGFDTALPGLPQLDALINISLDYARLQTLAPRRALLAAADDAIVPASLSVALAERLDAPITVLPNGGHFLGSEGVLELPAAKSLLDQLRGPHGGSGWPQYSPGACTV; encoded by the coding sequence ATGATGACCGCCTCCTCCACGCTTCCGTATGCCGGCGCGCAGGTCTTCATCCTGCATGGTTATCTCGCCTCGCCCGGCGACCACTGGTTCCCGTGGCTGCGCGACGCCCTGCAGGCGCAAGGCGCCCAGGTCATCGTGCTGTCGCCACCCGAACCTGCTGCACCGGAGCCTGCCCGCTGGGACGCCTACCTCCAACAAGCGTTGCCGCCTCTCGGCCCGAACACCCTGCTGATCGCGCATAGCCTGGGAGGCATCGCGCTGCTACGTCACCTCCAGCACCAGCCGACCGAAGCCCCCCTTGGTGCCCTGCTGCTGGTATCCGGCTTCGATACCGCACTGCCGGGCCTCCCCCAACTCGATGCCCTTATCAACATTTCCCTGGATTACGCCCGTCTGCAGACCTTGGCACCAAGGCGTGCCCTCCTGGCCGCAGCGGATGACGCCATCGTACCCGCCTCCCTGAGCGTCGCGCTGGCCGAGCGCCTGGACGCCCCGATCACCGTATTACCAAACGGTGGGCACTTCCTGGGCAGCGAGGGCGTGCTGGAACTTCCCGCGGCGAAGTCGCTGCTCGACCAGCTGCGCGGTCCGCACGGCGGATCTGGCTGGCCTCAGTACTCGCCGGGCGCTTGCAC
- a CDS encoding HNH endonuclease, with translation MIDGATSDGAVVAALSPLIRSSGVRFLSLDAHGRVLNWINWQDATCLYARDAVAWTLGDPCMTVRGGMNRLTGQQSFIDLHPIVASRGHARAAGLSPTPALTNQALFARDDHLCLYCGQSYSRQLLTRDHVLPVSKGGRDVWENVVSACFHCNSRKANRTPQQANMPLLAVPYRPSWIEHLILSNRNILADQMAFLKTHLPKRSRLSA, from the coding sequence CTGATCGATGGCGCCACGTCGGACGGCGCAGTCGTCGCCGCACTCTCCCCTCTGATCCGATCCTCTGGCGTGCGCTTCCTGTCATTGGATGCCCACGGTCGAGTGCTGAACTGGATCAATTGGCAGGATGCGACCTGCCTTTACGCGCGCGACGCGGTCGCCTGGACGCTGGGCGACCCCTGCATGACCGTCCGCGGCGGCATGAACCGGCTCACAGGCCAGCAGAGCTTCATCGACCTGCACCCCATCGTCGCCTCGCGCGGACATGCCCGCGCCGCCGGCCTGTCGCCCACCCCGGCGCTGACCAATCAGGCCCTGTTCGCCCGCGACGACCATCTATGCCTGTACTGCGGACAGTCCTATTCGCGGCAACTGCTCACCCGCGACCATGTGCTGCCGGTCTCCAAGGGTGGCCGTGATGTCTGGGAAAACGTGGTCAGCGCCTGTTTTCACTGCAATTCGCGTAAGGCCAACCGCACGCCGCAGCAGGCCAACATGCCGCTGTTGGCCGTGCCCTACCGGCCCAGCTGGATCGAGCACCTGATCCTCTCCAACCGCAACATTCTGGCCGACCAGATGGCCTTCCTGAAGACCCATCTGCCCAAGCGCTCGCGCCTATCGGCCTGA
- the dxs gene encoding 1-deoxy-D-xylulose-5-phosphate synthase — MIDAIRYPRLSRIETPADLRGFDEAELTAIADELRAYLIESVGKSGGHFAAGLGVIELTVALHYLYDTPHDRLVWDVGHQTYPHKILTGRRDAIHTVKQADGVAPFPKREESEYDTFGVGHSSTSISAALGMSIANAHMGNGRRTVAVIGDGAMTAGMAFEALNHAGGMEQDPDILVVLNDNQMSISENVGALTQLLGRMSSSRTLNALREGGKKLLGDKRKPPARFMRRWEEHWKGMFVPSTLFEQMGFHYTGPIDGHDVPALVSALKTLKGLKGPQLLHVITTKGKGYELAEGDQIGYHAVGPFDPDKGLVPKAAGGTRKPTYTDVFSDWLCDMAAADPLMMGITPAMREGSGLVRFSKEFPNRYFDVAIAEQHAVTLAAGMACDGAKPVVAIYSTFLQRAYDQLVHDVAIQDLDVLFAIDRGGVVGPDGATHAGNLDLSFLRCVPNMVVMAPADENECRQMLSTGFRHQGPAAVRYPRGSGPGVSIEASLDTLPLGKAQVRHRGRQVALLAFGATVPAAEQVGRELGLTVVNMRFIKPLDRALVLELARGHDGLVTLEDNVVAGGAGSGVAELLNAEALAVPILHLGLPDAFQHHASREQLLAEAGLDASGVRSAVLKRWPQLQSGQAAPLSAAR; from the coding sequence ATGATCGACGCCATCCGCTATCCCCGCCTTTCCCGTATCGAAACCCCGGCAGACCTGCGCGGTTTCGACGAGGCAGAGCTCACCGCCATCGCTGACGAGCTGCGCGCCTACCTGATCGAATCGGTCGGCAAGAGCGGCGGCCATTTCGCGGCGGGGCTCGGCGTGATCGAGCTGACCGTGGCCCTGCACTATCTCTACGACACCCCGCACGATCGCCTGGTATGGGACGTCGGCCACCAGACCTATCCGCACAAGATCCTCACCGGGCGCCGCGATGCGATCCATACGGTCAAGCAGGCAGATGGCGTGGCGCCGTTTCCCAAGCGCGAGGAATCCGAGTACGACACCTTTGGGGTCGGCCATTCCTCCACCTCGATCTCCGCGGCGCTGGGCATGTCCATCGCCAACGCGCACATGGGCAATGGCCGCCGGACCGTGGCGGTGATCGGCGACGGCGCGATGACCGCGGGCATGGCCTTCGAGGCGCTCAACCATGCCGGTGGCATGGAGCAGGATCCGGACATCCTCGTGGTGCTCAACGACAACCAGATGTCCATCTCCGAAAACGTCGGCGCGCTGACCCAGCTGCTGGGCCGGATGAGTTCGTCCCGGACCCTGAACGCCTTGCGCGAAGGCGGCAAGAAGCTGCTCGGCGACAAGCGCAAGCCGCCGGCGCGCTTCATGCGGCGTTGGGAAGAGCACTGGAAGGGCATGTTCGTGCCATCCACGCTGTTCGAGCAGATGGGCTTTCATTACACCGGCCCGATCGACGGCCACGACGTACCGGCGCTGGTCAGCGCCCTGAAGACCCTCAAGGGCCTCAAGGGCCCGCAGCTGCTGCACGTCATCACCACCAAGGGCAAAGGGTACGAACTGGCCGAAGGCGACCAGATCGGCTACCACGCCGTGGGGCCGTTCGACCCGGACAAGGGCCTGGTGCCCAAGGCCGCCGGCGGGACCAGGAAGCCCACTTATACCGACGTCTTCAGCGACTGGCTGTGCGACATGGCCGCCGCGGACCCGCTCATGATGGGCATCACCCCGGCGATGCGCGAGGGCTCGGGCCTGGTGCGCTTTTCCAAGGAGTTCCCGAACCGCTACTTCGACGTGGCGATTGCCGAGCAGCACGCGGTCACGCTGGCGGCGGGCATGGCCTGTGACGGCGCCAAACCGGTGGTGGCCATCTACTCCACGTTCCTGCAGCGCGCCTACGACCAGTTGGTGCATGACGTGGCCATCCAGGACCTGGACGTGCTGTTCGCGATCGATCGCGGCGGCGTGGTCGGTCCGGACGGCGCCACGCATGCCGGCAACCTGGACCTGAGCTTCCTGCGCTGCGTGCCCAACATGGTGGTGATGGCCCCCGCCGACGAGAACGAATGCCGCCAGATGTTGTCCACCGGTTTCAGGCACCAGGGCCCGGCAGCGGTGCGCTACCCGCGCGGCAGCGGTCCTGGCGTCAGCATCGAGGCGAGCCTGGACACCTTGCCGCTGGGCAAGGCGCAGGTCCGGCATCGTGGGCGGCAGGTGGCGTTGCTGGCGTTCGGCGCCACCGTGCCCGCCGCCGAGCAGGTCGGCCGCGAACTGGGCCTGACGGTGGTCAACATGCGTTTCATCAAGCCGCTGGACCGCGCCTTGGTGCTTGAGCTGGCCCGCGGTCACGACGGCCTGGTGACGCTGGAAGACAACGTGGTGGCCGGTGGCGCCGGTTCGGGCGTGGCCGAGTTGCTCAATGCCGAGGCCCTGGCCGTACCGATCCTGCACCTGGGCCTGCCCGATGCGTTTCAGCATCACGCCAGCCGCGAGCAGCTGCTGGCGGAAGCCGGGCTCGACGCAAGCGGCGTCCGCAGCGCGGTCCTGAAGCGCTGGCCGCAGTTGCAGTCAGGTCAGGCCGCGCCCCTGTCGGCGGCAAGATGA